The Ornithodoros turicata isolate Travis chromosome 9, ASM3712646v1, whole genome shotgun sequence genome includes a region encoding these proteins:
- the LOC135367830 gene encoding beta-alanine transporter-like: MEDYDCAQLYGYGRQQRRVLCCTQLSGAVFVLHAFAMRLLVADVDYWCVTPEYGSFFNITPGDWKNMNIPIINGSYSRCQMYDPPLTNVTSDVTRAIVNCTSWEYDLGEGVRTILSEWNLVCGRAWLVQLATTLFFVGRITGVVVTGHVVDRVGRKPVIYVSTFMTVASAVGVTFSLSFRIFVVTRMVLAASLSALKIATFVLLFELTPLDHRNCYCCLAHCGALICLGVVHTLDGVVLDMMTTFMILLWPTSFLIYNLYVVEESPQWLFTTNSIRSLERAVRSTCFYNDYPFSSQKVRAEFDAQKHECMRRGETPGRRMTFVQLVTNRQTRQRVLVLSSTWFVIEFVMYGTAFHFRQRDTLLLHLYVIAVQGLALASLICAMRSYGRRQIIGMCLYVAVAGCSCLCVTTTVYFVLYQLLRFITVMSTFVALVVTYVYCAELHPAAFRGAGISCCYLCGRLGSFAAVLFEVLPRWTHPGIPFAIGVALILTSLMLLRDLPDTPRLTDRVGGTVPENKMCARGLADFKRRPW, from the coding sequence ATGGAGGACTACGACTGCGCTCAGTTGTATGGCTACGGCCGACAGCAACGACGGGTCCTTTGCTGCACCCAGCTATCGGGAGCAGTTTTCGTTCTGCACGCCTTTGCCATGCGCCTCCTGGTAGCCGATGTGGACTACTGGTGCGTAACGCCTGAATATGGAAGTTTCTTCAACATTACCCCGGGAGACTGGAAAAATATGAACATCCCTATCATAAACGGCAGCTACAGTCGCTGCCAGATGTACGACCCGCCTTTGACCAATGTTACGTCGGACGTCACCCGCGCTATTGTCAACTGCACCTCGTGGGAGTACGATCTCGGAGAAGGCGTACGTACCATCCTGAGCGAATGGAACCTCGTCTGCGGCAGGGCTTGGCTCGTCCAGTTGGCGACCACACTGTTCTTCGTCGGCAGAATCACTGGCGTCGTAGTaacgggtcacgtggtggacagggttGGACGGAAGCCAGTCATTTATGTCAGTACCTTTATGACCGTAGCGTCCGCAGTCGGCGTCACATTTTCCCTAAGCTTCCGCATCTTCGTTGTCACCAGGATGGTTCTCGCAGCCTCGCTGAGCGCGCTCAAGATAGCGACCTTCGTGCTACTCTTCGAACTCACGCCATTGGACCACCGCAACTGTTACTGTTGCCTGGCGCACTGCGGCGCACTGATCTGTCTCGGTGTTGTCCACACCTTAGACGGCGTCGTGCTTGACATGATGACGACTTTCATGATCCTTCTCTGGCCAACGTCTTTCCTGATCTACAACTTGTACGTCGTGGAGGAATCTCCTCAGTGGCTGTTCACCACAAACAGCATTCGGTCGCTAGAGCGTGCTGTACGATCTACATGCTTCTACAACGATTATCCTTTCAGCTCGCAGAAGGTTCGTGCAGAATTTGATGCCCAGAAGCACGAATGCATGAGGAGGGGCGAAACTCCGGGAAGACGAATGACTTTCGTGCAACTTGTGACGAACAGACAGACAAGGCAACGCGTTCTTGTACTATCCAGCACCTGGTTCGTAATCGAGTTTGTTATGTACGGTACCGCGTTCCACTTCCGACAGCGAGATACGCTCCTCCTCCACCTCTACGTCATCGCTGTGCAAGGGCTAGCCCTGGCTAGCCTCATCTGTGCGATGAGATCTTACGGAAGGCGGCAGATCATAGGAATGTGCCTGTACGTAGCTGTAGCAGGCTGTTCTTGCTTATGTGTCACAACGACGGTGTACTTTGTCTTGTACCAACTACTTCGCTTCATCACAGTCATGTCCACTTTCGTGGCGCTTGTGGTCACGTATGTGTACTGCGCAGAGCTGCATCCTGCCGCCTTCAGAGGAGCCGGGATATCGTGCTGCTATCTTTGTGGCCGACTGGGCTCGTTCGCTGCAGTGCTGTTCGAGGTGCTACCACGGTGGACACATCCCGGCATCCCGTTTGCGATTGGCGTAGCCCTCATATTAACGTCTCTGATGCTGCTACGTGACCTTCCAGACACGCCACGACTGACAGACCGCGTTGGTGGCACAGTGCCGGAGAATAAGATGTGCGCGCGCGGCCTTGCAGACTTCAAGCGCAGGCCTTGGTGA